Proteins encoded together in one Petrotoga sp. 9PWA.NaAc.5.4 window:
- a CDS encoding FMN-dependent NADH-azoreductase produces MSTVLYIKANPKDDKDSRTFRISNHFINVYQKTHPNDQVITHDLYKENIHFLTKEDIQTIFSPKTEESRNHPILKYTYEFAEADKYIFAFPMWNLNMPAILKAYFDYITVSGITFKYTEHGAVGLLNNKKALCITTTGGEYLTPPMSDFEMGMRYIRTILKFMGVDDIKAVAAQRLDIIGEDVEKIISDALKEAEEVAKKF; encoded by the coding sequence ATGTCAACTGTACTCTATATCAAGGCAAATCCCAAAGATGATAAGGATTCTCGTACTTTTAGAATTTCAAATCACTTTATAAATGTTTATCAGAAAACTCATCCTAACGATCAAGTTATTACCCATGATCTTTATAAGGAAAACATTCATTTTTTAACAAAAGAAGATATCCAAACAATATTTTCGCCAAAAACCGAAGAAAGTCGAAATCATCCTATTTTGAAATATACATACGAGTTTGCTGAAGCAGATAAGTATATCTTTGCTTTTCCAATGTGGAATTTAAATATGCCAGCTATTCTCAAAGCTTATTTTGATTATATTACAGTTTCAGGAATTACATTCAAGTATACTGAACATGGTGCTGTTGGCCTTTTAAATAATAAAAAAGCGCTTTGTATTACAACAACTGGTGGTGAATATCTTACTCCTCCAATGTCAGACTTTGAGATGGGAATGAGATATATAAGGACCATACTAAAATTTATGGGAGTTGATGATATCAAAGCAGTAGCTGCACAAAGATTAGACATTATTGGAGAAGATGTGGAAAAAATAATTTCAGATGCTTTAAAAGAAGCTGAAGAAGTAGCTAAGAAATTTTAA
- a CDS encoding SOS response-associated peptidase: protein MCGRFVTYSPFKEIIQTFGIDLVLINDYIPNYNVAPSNEVLVVFEKEGKTALNKFSWGLVPSWAKDVSIGYKMINSRVETLTEKRTFKNLINSNRCGIVANGFYEWKREGNSKTPYFVKLKGDRLFCFAGLYDIWKIDEESNLFTCTIITVASNEKVSRIHDRMPVMLEKDEVKKWIDSKNTFNNVKEMLKAKDDDKIELYQVSSRVNSPRNNSKNNLIPVN, encoded by the coding sequence GTGTGTGGAAGGTTTGTTACTTATTCACCATTCAAAGAAATAATTCAAACTTTTGGCATAGATCTTGTTTTGATTAATGATTATATACCAAATTATAACGTTGCACCTTCTAACGAAGTATTAGTTGTGTTTGAAAAAGAAGGAAAAACTGCTTTAAATAAGTTTAGTTGGGGCCTTGTTCCTTCTTGGGCAAAAGATGTGAGTATTGGTTATAAGATGATAAATTCCAGAGTTGAAACATTAACTGAAAAAAGGACCTTTAAAAATTTAATTAATTCAAACAGATGTGGAATAGTAGCAAATGGCTTTTATGAATGGAAAAGAGAAGGAAATAGTAAAACTCCATACTTTGTAAAATTAAAAGGAGATAGATTATTTTGTTTTGCTGGATTATACGATATTTGGAAAATTGACGAGGAAAGTAATTTGTTTACATGCACTATAATTACTGTGGCCTCTAATGAAAAAGTATCTCGCATTCATGATAGAATGCCTGTTATGCTCGAAAAAGATGAAGTGAAAAAATGGATTGATAGTAAAAATACTTTTAACAATGTAAAAGAAATGTTGAAAGCCAAAGATGATGATAAGATCGAGTTATACCAAGTTAGTAGCAGAGTTAACTCACCAAGAAACAATTCAAAGAACAACTTAATTCCAGTAAATTAG
- the glgX gene encoding glycogen debranching protein GlgX, with amino-acid sequence MKEIYLSKKETKFKTHKGYPMLGIKLEENGANFGLFTRNGLSVSIEIYENYYDDKPIFSYVLDKKNNKTGDIWHVFIEDIHQGMCYGWRVDGPYKPEEGYRFNKHKLLLDPYAKIFSGKLNFSDECIYGYNKTSPEKDLSFNALDSAKSGFKSTIWDTFNYNWEEDEHPRYPLNDLIIYEMHIRLFTMSTNSQVEHRGTYKGLIEKIDYLKELGINAVELMPIFAFDMEDNPNINPITGEKLKNVWGYNPISFFATTSNYRYGLKVGDEVIQFQDLVKNLHKNKIEVILDVVYNHTAEGNELGPTLNFRGLENSVYYLLKNDNKRYYENFSGTGNTINSGHYVVKQMILDSLRFWVSEMHVDGFRFDLASILGRDFKGNWVGDLSLLKDIADDPLLAGTHLIAEGWDAAGGYYVGDFPTGWAEWNGKFRDTVRKFVRGDEGTVADLATRIAGSPDLFEKRGRKPYHSVNFITSHDGFTMWDLVSYNNKHNEANGENNQDGTNANYSYNYGIEGETDDEKIIRLRKKQIKNFITILMVSQGLPMILMGDEFCRTQFGNNNAYCQDNYISWVDWSRKEKFKDVFEFTKNMIEFRKKHCAFRRDRFFTGKDINGNGIPDITWHGVKPFKPDFGYYSKSLAFMISGEDIITGCDEKDNDIYVALNAFVGELTFEIPKLPNRKRWYRVVDTSKDFPDDFLSEPIILENNHYQVSSRSSIILISK; translated from the coding sequence ATGAAAGAAATTTATTTATCTAAAAAAGAAACAAAGTTTAAAACACATAAAGGATATCCTATGTTGGGGATAAAATTAGAGGAAAACGGTGCGAATTTTGGTTTATTTACAAGAAACGGTCTATCTGTTTCTATTGAAATATATGAAAATTATTATGACGATAAACCAATTTTTAGTTATGTTCTTGATAAAAAAAATAATAAAACAGGAGATATATGGCATGTTTTTATAGAAGATATTCACCAAGGAATGTGCTACGGTTGGCGTGTTGATGGTCCGTATAAACCAGAAGAAGGATACAGATTCAATAAACATAAACTATTGTTAGATCCTTACGCTAAAATTTTTTCTGGGAAATTAAATTTTTCAGATGAATGTATATATGGATATAATAAAACAAGTCCTGAAAAAGATTTAAGTTTTAATGCATTAGATTCGGCAAAATCAGGTTTTAAATCTACAATTTGGGATACTTTTAATTATAATTGGGAAGAAGATGAACACCCAAGATATCCTTTGAATGATTTAATAATTTATGAAATGCACATTAGACTATTTACTATGAGTACAAATTCCCAAGTAGAACATAGAGGAACTTATAAAGGTTTAATAGAAAAAATTGATTATCTAAAAGAATTAGGTATCAATGCAGTAGAGCTTATGCCGATTTTTGCATTTGATATGGAGGATAATCCAAATATTAATCCAATAACTGGAGAAAAATTGAAAAATGTGTGGGGATACAATCCTATAAGTTTTTTTGCCACAACAAGCAATTACAGATATGGCTTAAAAGTTGGAGATGAAGTCATTCAATTTCAAGATCTTGTAAAAAATCTTCATAAAAATAAAATTGAAGTAATTTTAGACGTTGTATACAATCACACAGCCGAAGGAAATGAATTAGGTCCAACATTGAATTTCAGAGGACTGGAAAACTCTGTTTATTATTTACTTAAAAACGATAACAAAAGATATTATGAAAATTTTTCAGGAACTGGAAATACAATAAACTCTGGACACTACGTTGTAAAACAAATGATTTTAGATAGTCTAAGATTTTGGGTTTCAGAAATGCATGTTGACGGTTTTAGGTTTGATTTAGCTTCAATATTAGGAAGAGATTTTAAAGGTAATTGGGTAGGTGATCTATCTTTATTAAAAGATATTGCAGATGATCCTCTTTTAGCTGGAACCCATCTTATTGCGGAAGGTTGGGATGCTGCTGGAGGATACTACGTTGGAGATTTTCCTACGGGATGGGCCGAATGGAATGGTAAATTTAGAGATACTGTAAGAAAATTTGTAAGAGGAGATGAAGGAACTGTTGCAGACCTGGCTACAAGAATTGCGGGAAGTCCCGATCTTTTTGAAAAAAGAGGAAGAAAACCATATCATAGTGTAAATTTTATAACTTCCCATGATGGATTTACGATGTGGGATTTAGTTTCATACAATAATAAGCACAACGAAGCTAACGGTGAAAACAACCAAGACGGAACAAACGCTAACTATAGTTATAATTACGGAATTGAAGGAGAAACTGATGATGAAAAAATAATAAGGCTGAGAAAAAAACAGATTAAGAATTTTATCACGATTTTGATGGTTTCTCAAGGGCTCCCTATGATCCTTATGGGTGATGAATTTTGTAGAACTCAGTTTGGTAACAATAACGCATATTGTCAGGACAATTACATTTCATGGGTTGATTGGTCAAGGAAAGAAAAATTTAAAGATGTTTTTGAATTTACTAAAAATATGATCGAATTTAGAAAAAAACATTGTGCTTTTAGACGAGATAGATTTTTTACTGGTAAAGACATTAATGGAAATGGAATACCAGACATTACTTGGCATGGAGTAAAACCTTTTAAACCTGATTTTGGATATTATTCAAAAAGTCTTGCTTTTATGATTAGTGGAGAAGATATAATAACTGGTTGTGATGAAAAAGATAATGATATTTATGTCGCCTTAAATGCTTTTGTAGGAGAGTTAACTTTTGAAATTCCAAAATTGCCTAATAGAAAAAGATGGTATAGAGTTGTTGACACTTCAAAAGATTTCCCTGATGACTTTTTAAGCGAGCCAATAATTTTAGAAAATAATCACTACCAAGTTTCTTCAAGGAGTTCTATAATTTTAATCAGCAAATAG
- a CDS encoding MalY/PatB family protein, with the protein MIYNFDELIDRKNTDSVKWNGLKELYGRDDVIPMWVADMDFKSPPQIIKALKERADHGIFGYPMVDENYFDPFIIWIKKRHSWEIDKSWIVPADGVVDALKIAILAYSKPGDNVVIQSPVYYPFYNIIKANGRMILKNPLKLNKNGYEMDFEDLDAKLNMNRTKLLILCNPHNPVGRVWKKEELERLSEVCLKRDIIILSDEIHSDLVYSPNKHLPISSLSQDIQKKVLSFYAPSKTFNLPGLHASFVVIPDDKLRNEYKNMIKSVSTDSLNIFGMTSAKAAYENGEEWLNELLEYLMNNIKFVLKFFSENMPDLKIIEPEGTYLMWMDFRKYGDESTVKDILINKAKVGLEEGSIFGEEGNGFFRMNIACPKELLKKACESIYKAFK; encoded by the coding sequence ATGATTTATAACTTTGACGAACTAATAGATAGAAAAAATACAGACTCAGTAAAGTGGAACGGCTTAAAAGAACTCTATGGAAGAGATGATGTTATTCCTATGTGGGTTGCTGATATGGATTTTAAGTCTCCACCTCAAATAATTAAAGCATTAAAGGAAAGAGCTGATCACGGGATATTTGGTTATCCTATGGTAGATGAAAATTATTTTGATCCTTTTATTATTTGGATTAAGAAAAGACACAGTTGGGAAATTGACAAAAGTTGGATAGTTCCGGCTGATGGGGTTGTAGATGCTTTAAAAATTGCTATACTGGCCTATTCAAAACCAGGAGACAACGTTGTTATCCAAAGCCCTGTCTATTATCCGTTTTATAATATAATAAAAGCTAATGGAAGGATGATTCTAAAAAATCCCTTAAAATTGAACAAAAATGGATATGAAATGGACTTTGAAGATCTTGACGCTAAATTAAACATGAATAGAACAAAATTATTAATACTTTGTAATCCCCATAATCCAGTGGGAAGAGTTTGGAAAAAAGAAGAACTTGAAAGATTATCAGAAGTATGTTTAAAAAGAGATATAATAATACTTTCTGACGAGATTCATTCTGATTTAGTATACTCTCCCAATAAACACCTCCCGATTTCTTCTCTTTCACAAGATATACAAAAAAAAGTGCTTTCTTTCTATGCACCAAGCAAAACATTTAACTTACCGGGGCTACATGCTTCTTTTGTAGTAATACCCGATGATAAATTAAGAAATGAATATAAAAATATGATAAAAAGTGTTTCGACAGATAGTTTAAATATTTTTGGTATGACAAGTGCTAAAGCAGCTTACGAAAATGGGGAAGAGTGGTTGAATGAGTTACTTGAATATCTAATGAATAATATAAAGTTTGTTCTTAAGTTTTTTTCAGAAAATATGCCGGATTTAAAAATTATTGAACCAGAAGGAACTTATCTAATGTGGATGGATTTTAGAAAATATGGAGATGAAAGTACAGTAAAAGATATCCTTATAAACAAAGCTAAAGTTGGTTTGGAAGAGGGAAGTATTTTTGGAGAAGAAGGAAACGGTTTTTTTAGAATGAATATCGCTTGTCCCAAAGAATTACTAAAGAAAGCATGTGAAAGTATTTATAAAGCTTTTAAATAA
- a CDS encoding metalloregulator ArsR/SmtB family transcription factor, giving the protein MEELFKSLGDENRLRILNLLMQQQELCVCELEVLLEMTQSNVSKAFK; this is encoded by the coding sequence ATGGAAGAACTTTTTAAGTCTCTTGGAGATGAAAATAGACTAAGAATTTTAAATTTATTGATGCAGCAACAAGAACTTTGTGTTTGTGAATTGGAAGTATTGCTTGAAATGACTCAATCCAATGTTTCTAAGGCATTTAAGTAA
- a CDS encoding bifunctional 5,10-methylenetetrahydrofolate dehydrogenase/5,10-methenyltetrahydrofolate cyclohydrolase, whose product MIIDVKNTIDKIKSEIEQIKSQINYEPKLISLVVEPDESTISYLNSQKKSAKKYGINLEIIESKNLIDDLKKYNEDSSVDGIFVGRPLRKGYTELDVAKNINPLKDVEGVSLYNIGSMFYESEIFVPCTAEAVVKIIEDIEDTEGKNIVIMGRSTTVGKPVAILLQKHGRDATVTVTHTRTKDLKEITKKADILVAAIGKANFVDQTFVKEGTIIIDVGINVINGKIVGDVSKEVSEICNVTPVPGGVGNVTSVILMRNVFKAALN is encoded by the coding sequence GTGATAATAGATGTAAAAAATACTATAGACAAAATAAAATCTGAAATAGAACAAATTAAATCACAAATAAATTATGAACCAAAGTTAATTAGTTTAGTGGTGGAACCAGATGAATCTACAATATCTTATTTAAATTCTCAAAAGAAAAGTGCAAAAAAATACGGCATAAATTTGGAAATTATTGAGAGTAAGAATTTAATAGATGATTTAAAAAAGTATAATGAAGATAGTTCAGTAGATGGAATCTTTGTAGGCAGACCTTTAAGAAAAGGTTATACAGAATTGGATGTTGCAAAAAATATAAATCCTTTAAAAGATGTAGAAGGAGTGAGCTTGTACAATATTGGTTCTATGTTTTACGAATCAGAAATATTTGTCCCGTGTACAGCTGAAGCAGTTGTAAAAATAATAGAAGATATTGAAGATACTGAAGGGAAAAATATTGTAATAATGGGAAGGAGTACAACAGTTGGAAAACCTGTTGCGATTCTTTTGCAGAAACACGGAAGAGACGCTACTGTTACGGTAACCCATACAAGAACTAAAGATTTAAAAGAAATTACCAAAAAAGCTGATATCTTAGTTGCTGCTATAGGAAAAGCTAACTTTGTTGATCAAACTTTCGTAAAAGAGGGTACAATTATAATAGATGTAGGAATAAACGTTATAAATGGTAAGATAGTGGGAGATGTTTCTAAGGAAGTGTCAGAAATATGCAACGTCACACCCGTACCTGGCGGTGTGGGTAATGTTACATCAGTAATTTTAATGCGAAATGTTTTTAAAGCTGCTCTAAATTAA
- a CDS encoding tyrosine-type recombinase/integrase translates to MAKSGANLSNYTDNREKIDEYIEEFLSYLKFVKRRSNSTIKEYNKILNNYKNFVVTYGLNKNCFFKYLEYISNLSQRTIKLRIVVLRSFLNYLYENGEISGKKYWKDANANIPTDIPKGLTDDQIEIFFKVIDNDFDKTFFSLLLKTGLRISEALSLKKENIVFNKTYAEIIVKGKGSKERILKISKEYAEELINFSNNKNYLFSNDHDIPYTSRTMERRFKKHVINANQVIETLKNSQGKNVNFINATPHALRHTCAKRLLASGKNLEEVRYILGHTTISTTGIYVRADKHSSLLDKI, encoded by the coding sequence ATGGCTAAAAGTGGAGCTAACTTAAGTAATTACACTGATAATCGTGAAAAAATTGATGAATATATAGAGGAATTTTTATCCTATCTGAAATTTGTTAAAAGAAGATCTAATTCAACAATTAAAGAATACAATAAAATTTTAAACAACTATAAAAATTTTGTCGTTACATATGGGCTTAATAAAAATTGTTTTTTTAAATATTTAGAGTATATTTCAAACCTTTCTCAAAGAACTATTAAATTAAGAATAGTTGTACTTAGATCTTTTTTAAATTATCTTTACGAAAATGGTGAAATTTCTGGTAAAAAATATTGGAAAGATGCAAATGCTAATATACCAACAGATATTCCCAAAGGATTAACTGATGATCAAATAGAAATTTTTTTCAAAGTTATAGATAATGATTTTGACAAAACTTTTTTTTCATTGTTATTAAAAACAGGTTTAAGAATATCTGAAGCACTTTCTTTAAAAAAGGAAAATATAGTTTTCAACAAAACTTATGCTGAGATAATCGTAAAGGGAAAAGGAAGTAAAGAGAGAATTTTAAAAATATCAAAAGAATATGCGGAAGAATTGATTAATTTTTCAAACAATAAAAACTATTTATTTTCTAATGACCATGATATTCCTTATACTTCAAGAACCATGGAAAGAAGATTTAAAAAACATGTAATTAATGCTAATCAAGTAATTGAAACGTTAAAAAACAGTCAGGGGAAAAACGTAAATTTCATTAACGCTACTCCACATGCATTAAGACATACATGTGCTAAAAGACTTTTAGCTTCGGGCAAAAATTTGGAAGAAGTACGTTACATATTAGGGCATACAACAATTTCAACAACTGGAATATATGTAAGAGCTGATAAACATAGCTCACTTTTGGATAAAATATAA
- a CDS encoding formate--tetrahydrofolate ligase, whose protein sequence is MLTDIEIARAAQLKKITNIANELDIKEEDYNLYGKYIAKVSHNYLRKLDFKKDGKLILVTAITPTPAGEGKTTTSIALSMALNKIKKNSIVTLREPSLGPVMGIKGGAAGGGYSQVLPMEDINLHFTGDIHAVTSAHNLISAVLDAYIKYDKLNIDSTRVSWPRAMDMNDRALREIVVGLGGKENGYLRQDGFVITAASEIMAILCLSTSLEDLKEKLSKIVVARNKEGSPITVKDLGIAGALTILLKDAINPNLVQTIENTAAFVHGGPFANIAHGTNAIVATKLSLKLADYVVTESGFGSDLGAEKFYDFVSPTFGLKPSATVLVATVRALKYHGGKNKKELSEPDLDSLRKGLSNLQVHIENLKKFNVPLVVSINKFDTDTEEELNTVEEFVKSFNVEASINDGFAKGSEGALDLAEKVASACEKRSDLRTIYNFEDSLELKIEKLAKNIYRASKVEYTSDALQSIKFLKKYGYDKLPIIMAKTQYSISDDPNKLGFPKDYTFTIRDFELSAGAGFIVALAGDILRMPGLSKVPNAVNMDIDKDGVITGLS, encoded by the coding sequence ATGCTTACTGATATTGAAATAGCTCGTGCTGCTCAATTGAAAAAGATTACGAATATTGCAAATGAACTGGATATAAAAGAGGAAGACTACAACTTGTACGGAAAATACATTGCCAAAGTTTCACACAATTATTTAAGAAAGCTTGATTTCAAAAAGGATGGGAAGTTGATACTTGTAACTGCTATAACTCCTACACCTGCTGGAGAAGGTAAAACAACTACAAGTATAGCATTGTCGATGGCTTTAAACAAAATTAAAAAAAACTCTATAGTAACTTTGAGAGAACCTTCTTTAGGTCCTGTTATGGGGATAAAAGGTGGAGCAGCTGGTGGCGGTTACTCACAGGTTTTACCTATGGAAGATATAAATCTTCATTTTACGGGAGACATCCATGCTGTTACTTCAGCACATAATCTTATTTCTGCTGTATTGGATGCTTATATAAAATATGATAAGTTAAATATTGATTCCACAAGAGTTTCTTGGCCAAGAGCAATGGATATGAACGACAGAGCATTAAGGGAAATAGTTGTAGGATTAGGGGGAAAAGAAAATGGGTATCTTCGTCAGGATGGATTTGTGATAACTGCTGCGTCTGAAATTATGGCAATTTTGTGTTTGTCAACAAGTTTAGAAGATCTTAAAGAAAAACTTTCTAAAATAGTTGTAGCAAGAAATAAAGAAGGAAGTCCAATAACAGTAAAAGATCTTGGAATTGCCGGAGCATTAACAATATTATTAAAAGATGCTATAAATCCAAACCTTGTACAAACAATAGAAAATACAGCCGCTTTTGTACATGGAGGTCCTTTTGCGAATATAGCTCATGGAACTAACGCTATAGTGGCTACAAAACTCTCTTTAAAACTTGCTGATTATGTAGTTACTGAAAGTGGTTTTGGTTCTGATTTGGGAGCAGAAAAATTTTATGATTTTGTCTCTCCTACATTTGGATTAAAACCTTCTGCTACGGTTTTAGTTGCAACAGTTAGAGCTTTGAAATATCATGGAGGTAAAAATAAAAAAGAATTATCTGAGCCTGATTTAGATAGTTTAAGAAAAGGACTTTCTAATTTACAAGTGCATATTGAAAATTTAAAAAAATTCAATGTACCGTTAGTTGTATCCATTAATAAATTCGATACAGATACAGAAGAAGAATTGAATACAGTTGAAGAATTTGTAAAAAGTTTTAATGTAGAAGCAAGTATTAATGATGGATTTGCTAAAGGATCTGAAGGAGCCTTAGATTTAGCGGAAAAAGTAGCTTCTGCTTGTGAGAAAAGGTCAGATTTACGAACAATATATAATTTTGAGGACTCATTAGAATTAAAGATTGAAAAATTAGCTAAAAATATATATAGAGCGTCTAAAGTAGAATATACAAGCGATGCGCTTCAATCAATTAAATTTTTAAAAAAATATGGTTATGATAAATTACCGATTATTATGGCTAAAACACAATATTCGATATCAGACGATCCTAATAAATTAGGATTTCCAAAAGATTATACATTTACAATACGGGATTTTGAATTATCAGCAGGAGCCGGTTTCATAGTAGCTTTAGCAGGAGATATACTGAGAATGCCAGGTCTTTCAAAAGTTCCCAACGCTGTTAATATGGACATCGACAAAGATGGAGTTATTACAGGTTTATCTTGA
- a CDS encoding phospho-sugar mutase: protein MRDYLKIYKSWLENPYIDEVAKAELKMISNNEEEIKDRFYKDLEFGTAGLRGKLGIGTNRMNIYTVGRTTQALADYIKGFGKERMKMGVTIAYDVRHFSRDFAKEAALILSANDIITYLFEDIRPTPVLSFAVRFLKCTSGIVITASHNPKDYNGYKVYWDQGSQILDDVANGIVEKIEKIGYDFGKIKKISEEEALRKGLLKYIGKEVDEEYIKRVESLALRDKEIDKNINIVYTPLNGTGNYFVRKVLKDREFKNVFVVKEQEYPDPDFKSVANPNPEYEIAFELAKKLGKEKNAHLLIANDPDCDRTAIEVLDNNFDYKMLNGNQVGALLVNYILESKKEKGKLEKNLAIIKSIVTGDLSTRIAKKYDVKVFETLTGFKNICGKENELEKQGKYKFLFGFEESIGYVMGTFVRDKDGVISAMLISEMVAYYKTFNKNLLEVLEDIYKEFGYELENNYSLILEGIAGQERINRIMDYFRNNFLKDNLNTFNLKISKYADYLKSEIYYITEDKIEKINDIASSNVLRYWLEDGSWFAIRPSGTEPKLKIYIYSYDKNKNKSEVKLDLIKSTIDNIIDSIK from the coding sequence ATGCGTGATTATCTAAAAATATATAAAAGTTGGCTTGAAAATCCTTATATAGATGAAGTAGCAAAAGCTGAACTTAAAATGATTTCAAACAATGAAGAAGAAATTAAAGATAGATTTTATAAAGATCTTGAATTTGGAACGGCAGGTCTAAGAGGAAAGTTAGGAATAGGCACTAATAGAATGAATATTTATACTGTAGGAAGAACTACTCAAGCTTTAGCTGATTATATAAAAGGTTTTGGGAAAGAAAGGATGAAAATGGGAGTAACAATAGCCTACGACGTAAGACATTTTTCGAGAGATTTTGCAAAAGAAGCAGCTTTAATTCTTTCAGCCAACGATATTATTACATATTTATTCGAAGATATAAGACCAACACCTGTTTTATCTTTTGCTGTTAGATTTTTAAAATGTACATCCGGTATAGTTATAACTGCAAGTCATAATCCTAAAGATTATAATGGCTATAAGGTTTATTGGGATCAAGGTTCTCAAATATTAGATGATGTAGCAAACGGAATCGTTGAAAAAATCGAAAAAATTGGATACGATTTCGGGAAAATTAAAAAAATTTCTGAAGAAGAAGCTTTAAGAAAAGGCCTTTTAAAGTATATTGGAAAAGAAGTAGACGAAGAATATATAAAAAGAGTAGAAAGCTTGGCTTTAAGAGATAAAGAAATTGATAAGAATATAAATATTGTTTATACTCCTTTAAATGGTACTGGAAATTACTTTGTTAGGAAAGTACTAAAAGATAGGGAATTTAAAAATGTTTTTGTTGTTAAAGAACAAGAATATCCTGATCCAGATTTTAAAAGTGTAGCTAACCCCAATCCTGAATATGAGATAGCTTTTGAATTAGCTAAAAAATTAGGAAAAGAAAAAAATGCTCATCTTCTAATAGCTAATGATCCTGATTGCGACAGAACAGCCATTGAAGTTTTAGATAATAATTTTGATTATAAGATGTTAAATGGTAATCAAGTAGGTGCTCTTTTAGTCAACTATATATTAGAAAGTAAGAAAGAAAAAGGTAAATTAGAAAAAAATTTAGCTATTATAAAATCGATAGTAACTGGAGATCTATCTACTCGCATAGCAAAAAAATATGATGTCAAAGTATTTGAAACGTTAACAGGTTTTAAAAATATTTGTGGGAAAGAAAACGAACTCGAAAAGCAAGGGAAATACAAATTTCTTTTTGGTTTTGAAGAAAGTATAGGATATGTTATGGGAACTTTTGTTCGAGATAAAGACGGTGTGATATCTGCAATGCTTATCTCTGAAATGGTGGCATATTATAAAACGTTTAATAAAAATCTTTTAGAGGTTCTTGAAGATATTTATAAGGAATTTGGATACGAATTAGAAAATAATTATTCTTTGATTTTAGAAGGAATAGCTGGACAAGAAAGAATTAATAGGATTATGGATTATTTTAGAAATAACTTTTTGAAAGATAACTTGAATACCTTTAATTTAAAAATTTCTAAATATGCTGACTATCTAAAAAGTGAAATTTATTATATAACGGAGGATAAAATTGAAAAAATTAATGACATTGCGTCTTCCAATGTATTGAGATATTGGCTTGAAGATGGTTCTTGGTTTGCAATCAGACCTTCCGGAACAGAACCTAAATTGAAAATATACATATATTCGTATGATAAAAATAAAAATAAATCTGAAGTAAAACTTGATTTGATAAAAAGCACTATAGATAATATAATTGATTCTATAAAATAA